A stretch of the Marivirga tractuosa DSM 4126 genome encodes the following:
- a CDS encoding amidohydrolase family protein: MAFSAKKWVLWPISILIFLGLTYWLIGKIQYRLNVMDVEEYEPVSTLKVKQHLLKQAKFPFIDVHNHQWTMPIQDLDKLVADMDDLNMAIMVNLSGFRGSYLEWSMENVNEKYGNRFVLFMNLDFEKLDDEGWPIETLAIMEESVKMGAKGLKVYKSLGLTDRDNEGNRIKVDDPRLAPIWEKCGELGIPVLIHTGEPAAFWLPKDKNNERWLELKQYPSRYKDPQKKPSFEEVMAEQHNIFRNHPNTKFIAAHLGWFGNDLERLGDLLDELPNVYTELGAVLAELGRQPITARKFMIDYQDRVLMGKDAYNKEEYYTYFRVLETQDEYFDYYRKRHAHWKMYGLGLPDSVLRKVYYENSLNLIPGLDRTLFE; this comes from the coding sequence ATGGCATTTTCAGCAAAGAAATGGGTCTTATGGCCCATTTCTATTTTAATCTTTCTGGGTCTCACCTACTGGCTCATTGGTAAAATTCAATATCGTCTGAATGTGATGGATGTTGAAGAATACGAACCAGTATCTACACTCAAAGTCAAGCAGCATCTCCTTAAGCAAGCTAAGTTTCCTTTTATAGATGTACACAATCATCAATGGACGATGCCCATTCAGGATCTGGATAAGCTGGTGGCCGATATGGATGACTTGAATATGGCCATAATGGTGAATTTGAGTGGATTTAGAGGAAGCTATTTAGAATGGTCAATGGAAAATGTAAATGAAAAGTACGGTAATCGATTCGTACTCTTTATGAATCTTGATTTTGAGAAACTGGATGATGAAGGCTGGCCGATTGAAACCCTTGCCATTATGGAAGAATCCGTAAAAATGGGTGCAAAAGGCCTCAAAGTATATAAAAGTCTAGGACTTACCGATAGAGATAATGAAGGAAATCGCATCAAAGTGGATGATCCGCGCCTCGCGCCTATCTGGGAGAAATGCGGAGAATTAGGGATTCCGGTTTTGATTCATACTGGAGAACCGGCTGCTTTTTGGTTACCTAAAGATAAAAATAATGAACGCTGGCTAGAGCTAAAGCAATATCCGAGTCGCTATAAAGATCCTCAAAAAAAACCCTCTTTTGAAGAAGTGATGGCTGAGCAGCATAATATCTTTCGAAATCATCCGAATACTAAATTTATAGCCGCTCACTTGGGTTGGTTTGGCAATGATTTGGAGCGACTGGGTGATTTGCTGGATGAATTACCCAATGTTTATACTGAGCTTGGCGCAGTATTGGCAGAACTGGGTCGCCAACCGATTACAGCTAGAAAATTCATGATTGACTATCAAGATCGTGTATTGATGGGAAAAGACGCCTACAACAAAGAGGAATATTATACTTATTTCAGAGTGCTGGAAACCCAAGATGAGTATTTTGATTATTACAGAAAACGCCATGCCCATTGGAAAATGTATGGCTTAGGCTTACCCGACTCTGTATTGAGAAAAGTGTACTATGAGAATTCGCTGAATCTTATTCCTGGATTGGATAGAACATTATTTGAATAG
- a CDS encoding DNA cytosine methyltransferase, translating into MASINLYLDSADKKGLSPIHLRINNGGNQVKVSTGEKIQAECFDKTTQTITDEVENATAINYYLKYLKDRAEEIFSKSVKKTYTNKEIKEILHKHIEAYKEDNTVNMVKEQLPIYGKQFTFVDFFAGAGGFSEGFLQAEHNNKFFNFLLASDINENCELTHLVRYNHQLGLDAEFIKQDITEPDFVDNLLSKLGDKNVDVVCGGPPCQSFSLAGKRKKFDRKDDLFSNYLNVIKILRPKYFVMENVKGILTKEEGKIKSMILREIRSILDINELPSLIHFIKKLKRTSPHQSFILDCLSRRIDFEAKSEKELDDAKEQYIKAVESKFRTLTPKIIDYKTSKTNSDISTIRHGLNMLIRSKELAKLKKDIIREKDVNYLDNDLFVDHFNEFVGFLEPETIIKNINKAFDNLSISQEFENEYIDIIEALRIYIANFDECISRIESNCQEKDLSSLSEIMESIRLYRIEDAYVANSSNYGVPQNRERVLFIGCRKDQELIKEVPATVSANEKVTIFEALHDLDFIGNDQDIKRYEHVDLEMYYNGTSDKMKSLIKQRDINGKPSKKGISYSDWSRKGRLNGRFPMTKAFYVKSEEALNEGKRDFNELNNHRTSKQNDDVVKRLQIIIEAGSYKLAKERLEKEGVGSQKRNYNLLKPDEQSSTIMTIPDDYVHYRAPRALTVREMARLQSFDDTFVFQGKRSTGGNNRKNEVPQYTLVGNAVPPLMARAIGVEILKNIK; encoded by the coding sequence ATGGCTTCAATAAATTTATACCTTGATTCAGCAGATAAAAAGGGATTATCTCCAATACATTTAAGAATTAATAATGGAGGGAATCAAGTTAAAGTTTCTACAGGTGAAAAGATTCAAGCAGAATGTTTTGATAAAACAACACAGACTATCACCGATGAGGTTGAAAATGCCACTGCAATTAATTATTATCTGAAATATTTAAAAGATAGAGCTGAAGAAATATTCTCAAAATCAGTTAAAAAGACTTATACAAATAAGGAAATAAAAGAAATTCTCCACAAACATATTGAAGCTTATAAGGAAGACAATACAGTAAATATGGTGAAGGAACAACTTCCGATATATGGTAAGCAATTTACTTTTGTTGACTTCTTTGCTGGTGCTGGTGGTTTTAGTGAAGGTTTTTTGCAGGCTGAACACAATAATAAATTCTTTAATTTTTTATTGGCTAGTGATATTAATGAGAATTGCGAATTAACGCATTTAGTAAGATACAATCACCAATTGGGGTTAGACGCTGAATTTATTAAGCAAGATATAACAGAACCTGATTTTGTCGATAATTTACTAAGTAAACTGGGAGATAAAAACGTAGATGTTGTTTGTGGGGGACCTCCATGTCAAAGTTTTAGTTTGGCAGGTAAGCGCAAAAAATTTGATAGAAAAGATGACCTGTTTTCAAATTATTTAAATGTCATAAAAATTCTTCGTCCTAAGTATTTTGTAATGGAGAATGTGAAGGGAATACTGACTAAAGAGGAAGGGAAGATAAAGTCGATGATTCTCCGGGAAATTAGATCAATATTAGATATTAATGAACTCCCAAGTCTAATTCATTTTATTAAAAAATTAAAGAGAACCTCTCCACACCAAAGCTTTATCTTAGATTGTCTATCCAGAAGAATTGATTTTGAAGCTAAAAGCGAGAAAGAGTTAGATGATGCAAAAGAACAATATATCAAGGCTGTTGAATCTAAGTTTCGCACTTTAACTCCCAAAATTATTGATTACAAAACCAGTAAAACTAATTCAGATATTAGTACCATCAGGCATGGTTTGAATATGTTAATCAGGAGTAAAGAATTAGCTAAGCTCAAAAAAGATATCATAAGAGAAAAGGATGTAAATTATTTGGATAATGACCTTTTTGTTGATCATTTCAATGAGTTCGTTGGATTTTTAGAACCAGAAACGATTATTAAAAATATTAATAAAGCATTTGATAATCTTTCTATAAGTCAGGAGTTTGAAAATGAGTATATTGATATTATTGAAGCATTAAGAATCTATATTGCAAACTTTGATGAGTGTATTTCCCGAATTGAATCAAATTGTCAAGAAAAGGATTTAAGTTCATTATCAGAAATCATGGAGAGCATTAGGCTCTACAGAATTGAAGACGCTTATGTTGCTAATTCCTCAAATTATGGAGTGCCTCAAAATCGAGAAAGGGTATTGTTCATAGGATGCCGTAAAGATCAAGAACTAATAAAAGAAGTACCTGCAACTGTCAGTGCTAATGAAAAGGTTACAATATTTGAAGCATTGCATGATTTAGATTTCATTGGTAATGATCAAGATATAAAGCGTTATGAGCATGTTGATTTAGAGATGTATTACAATGGTACTTCTGATAAGATGAAATCTTTAATAAAACAACGTGATATTAATGGTAAGCCATCTAAAAAAGGAATTTCATATTCCGATTGGAGTAGAAAAGGACGATTAAATGGAAGATTTCCGATGACAAAAGCATTTTATGTCAAAAGTGAAGAAGCTTTAAATGAAGGTAAAAGGGATTTCAATGAATTAAATAACCATAGAACAAGCAAGCAAAATGACGATGTTGTAAAACGTCTTCAAATCATAATTGAAGCCGGTAGCTATAAGCTTGCTAAAGAACGTTTAGAAAAAGAAGGAGTCGGATCTCAAAAGCGAAACTACAATTTATTGAAGCCAGATGAACAGAGTTCAACTATAATGACGATCCCTGACGATTACGTACATTATAGGGCTCCACGGGCTTTAACAGTTCGAGAAATGGCTCGACTTCAGTCTTTTGATGATACTTTTGTATTTCAAGGTAAACGTTCTACTGGAGGAAATAATCGTAAAAATGAGGTGCCTCAATATACATTGGTGGGAAATGCTGTTCCTCCTTTAATGGCACGAGCGATAGGGGTGGAAATCCTTAAAAATATTAAGTAA
- a CDS encoding DUF2911 domain-containing protein, whose product MKKKILIGLGGLVLLFVIWSVYGLFFAPPVSPPATTSYNEDGLEITIDYSQPSKKGRLIFGEESEEALQPYGKYWRLGANAATEISFNKDVVFAGQAVDAGTYRMYAVPGPDTFELTLNSETDVFFGAAEPDYDLDVVTIEAPVEQPASTVETFTIEVNSAAQGAVIVFKWADTMFKVPVALQ is encoded by the coding sequence ATGAAAAAGAAAATTTTAATTGGATTAGGAGGCTTAGTACTCCTGTTTGTTATTTGGTCAGTGTACGGCCTATTTTTTGCCCCACCCGTAAGTCCACCTGCCACAACTAGTTATAATGAAGACGGACTGGAAATCACCATTGATTATAGTCAGCCTTCCAAAAAAGGGCGATTGATATTCGGTGAAGAAAGCGAGGAAGCTTTACAACCTTATGGTAAATACTGGAGATTGGGTGCTAATGCAGCCACGGAAATCAGTTTTAATAAAGATGTTGTTTTTGCTGGTCAAGCTGTGGATGCGGGAACTTACCGTATGTATGCTGTTCCAGGCCCTGATACTTTCGAGCTTACCTTAAATAGCGAAACAGATGTTTTCTTTGGAGCAGCAGAACCAGATTATGATTTGGATGTGGTAACTATTGAAGCCCCAGTTGAACAACCTGCTTCCACAGTAGAGACTTTCACCATTGAAGTGAATTCAGCAGCTCAAGGAGCGGTTATCGTCTTCAAGTGGGCTGACACCATGTTTAAAGTACCAGTAGCCCTACAATAA
- a CDS encoding DUF429 domain-containing protein: protein MDKVLCIGLDIAWFGGSKNNKASKYDCLVSLIHDPKANSVQFNEPIRVSLHDKDLNKDRDPSAQLLSKSIDELLEEHSDWSKVIFAIDAPLQATERSLGDRKAKVTKGSIQRRACENHLSKKRKCIDKGQEDIAGWMFRIQAGAPLAPRVKNLLTHLESVGFSIWDEQHCNSDKLVIECFPAEVIWFTKRSGGYKDKDQNSGKVKAYKKKEKRPLSEEEFKDRVHHVLDDVAPFSGIGNSWNKVVDNTINWMIKDKTWQTEKGFRSGKMLDDVVDSCLCLASAVSYSANNFHVWQDRTDKSDGHIIGPGKLNSLPQ, encoded by the coding sequence ATGGATAAAGTACTATGCATAGGATTAGATATTGCTTGGTTTGGAGGTTCCAAAAATAATAAGGCTTCGAAATATGATTGCTTGGTGTCACTAATTCATGATCCAAAAGCAAACTCTGTCCAATTTAACGAACCAATAAGGGTCTCACTTCATGATAAAGACTTGAATAAAGATAGAGATCCTAGTGCTCAATTGTTATCAAAATCAATCGATGAATTGCTTGAGGAGCATTCAGATTGGTCCAAAGTAATATTTGCTATTGATGCTCCTTTACAGGCAACTGAAAGAAGTTTAGGAGATAGGAAAGCAAAAGTTACAAAAGGATCCATTCAAAGAAGGGCATGCGAAAACCATCTTAGTAAGAAGCGAAAGTGCATCGATAAAGGCCAAGAGGATATCGCTGGCTGGATGTTTAGAATACAAGCAGGCGCACCCCTTGCCCCAAGGGTTAAAAATCTACTGACACATTTAGAATCAGTTGGATTCTCTATTTGGGACGAGCAGCATTGTAATTCAGACAAGTTGGTAATTGAGTGTTTTCCCGCTGAGGTAATTTGGTTTACAAAGCGTTCCGGAGGTTACAAAGACAAGGACCAGAATAGCGGGAAAGTAAAAGCTTATAAAAAAAAGGAAAAGAGACCGCTTTCGGAAGAAGAATTCAAAGACAGGGTACATCATGTCTTGGATGATGTAGCGCCTTTTAGCGGTATAGGGAATTCATGGAATAAGGTAGTAGACAACACGATTAATTGGATGATTAAGGATAAAACATGGCAAACGGAGAAAGGCTTTCGGTCAGGTAAAATGCTAGACGATGTTGTTGATTCCTGTCTCTGTTTGGCTTCAGCTGTTAGTTATTCGGCCAATAACTTTCATGTTTGGCAGGATCGTACAGATAAATCCGATGGACATATCATTGGTCCTGGTAAGTTAAACTCCTTACCTCAGTAA
- a CDS encoding SDR family NAD(P)-dependent oxidoreductase produces MTEIQEEGKPTAFSDEQIDQCISLLETLNLNTNQIFDIPKEKRTALLMAAGLFSRPSREEFRRRKKEARKSERRKIKEKDKAARNGTGIRSAREALVFEAPKMISLTGEIPKSDVKLSKSRECYVCKDQYDMLHHFYDTMCPSCGDFNYAKRYQTADLTGQVALITGSRLKIGYHITLMMLRAGATVIATTRFPVDSALRFAKEEDYHKWGDRLKIHGLDLRHIPSVEIFCNFIEQQYDRLDVLINNAAQTVRRPAGFYAHLMPNEEKAISELPAFAQELLSDHQACVKELQELSEGVADGQKNLPVSWHGKRLGVGLSNSAKLSQIPYSIDNSLSAEEVFPEGKLDADLQQVDLRKTNSWRLKLGEINTIEMVEVQLVNAVAPFVLCNRLADLMKKDDTGKKHIINVSAMEGKFHRYHKEDRHPHTNMAKAALNMMTHTAASDFAKYGIYMNAVDTGWVTDEDPAELAKKKEKEHDFQPPLDIVDGAARVMDPLFDGINTGKHWCGKFLKDYRPIDW; encoded by the coding sequence ATGACAGAAATTCAGGAAGAAGGCAAACCCACCGCTTTCAGTGACGAACAAATTGATCAATGCATCTCGCTTTTGGAGACATTGAATTTGAATACCAATCAGATATTTGACATCCCTAAAGAGAAGAGAACAGCCTTACTTATGGCTGCTGGCTTATTTTCTAGGCCTAGCAGAGAAGAATTTCGAAGAAGAAAGAAAGAAGCAAGGAAGTCTGAAAGAAGAAAAATCAAAGAAAAGGATAAAGCCGCTAGAAATGGGACAGGCATAAGAAGCGCTAGAGAAGCCTTAGTCTTTGAAGCTCCAAAAATGATCTCTTTGACAGGTGAGATTCCCAAATCGGATGTGAAATTGTCAAAGTCACGTGAGTGCTATGTTTGTAAGGATCAATACGACATGTTGCATCATTTTTATGATACGATGTGCCCAAGTTGCGGTGATTTCAATTATGCGAAGCGCTACCAAACTGCAGACTTAACTGGTCAAGTAGCCTTAATCACCGGTTCACGCTTGAAAATCGGCTATCACATTACCTTAATGATGCTGAGAGCTGGCGCCACCGTTATTGCAACTACTCGCTTCCCAGTCGATTCCGCCTTACGTTTTGCAAAAGAAGAGGATTATCATAAATGGGGTGACCGATTGAAAATTCATGGCTTAGATTTAAGGCATATTCCGAGTGTGGAGATTTTCTGCAATTTCATTGAGCAGCAATACGATCGACTAGATGTATTGATAAATAATGCCGCACAGACAGTTAGACGTCCTGCTGGTTTTTATGCGCATTTGATGCCCAATGAAGAAAAAGCCATTTCTGAATTGCCAGCATTTGCACAGGAATTGCTTTCTGACCACCAAGCGTGTGTCAAAGAACTTCAAGAACTCAGTGAAGGTGTTGCTGATGGACAAAAGAACCTACCTGTAAGTTGGCATGGAAAAAGACTAGGAGTGGGGCTCAGTAACTCCGCTAAGCTATCTCAAATCCCTTACAGTATAGATAATTCTTTAAGTGCCGAGGAAGTATTTCCTGAAGGTAAATTAGATGCAGATTTACAGCAAGTGGATCTAAGAAAAACCAATAGCTGGAGATTGAAGCTAGGCGAGATCAACACCATTGAAATGGTAGAAGTACAATTGGTGAACGCTGTAGCTCCTTTTGTATTATGCAATCGATTAGCCGATTTGATGAAGAAAGATGATACTGGGAAGAAACATATTATCAATGTATCGGCTATGGAAGGAAAATTCCATCGTTATCATAAGGAAGATCGTCATCCGCATACGAATATGGCGAAAGCAGCTTTAAATATGATGACGCATACTGCAGCCTCTGATTTTGCTAAATATGGAATTTACATGAATGCAGTAGATACCGGCTGGGTAACGGATGAAGATCCTGCTGAATTGGCGAAAAAGAAAGAAAAGGAGCATGATTTTCAACCGCCTTTAGATATTGTAGATGGTGCGGCTCGTGTGATGGATCCTTTATTCGATGGCATTAATACTGGAAAGCATTGGTGTGGAAAGTTTCTGAAAGATTATAGACCTATTGATTGGTAG
- a CDS encoding ribonuclease HI, producing MKGEICASSPPTGGVRGLFIDGSVNNHLKVGYGAALLLSENEYSLLNLKERIVIQKFVDTSSTKLELQTFIWAIEELVDSAQKVVIYTDSQNIIGLPGRRKTLEENDFHSKKGKLLNHHALYLEFFEVLDSIDCEFVKVKGHKVGRDKDFIDDIFSMVDRAARKAIRDLN from the coding sequence ATGAAGGGGGAAATCTGTGCGTCTTCCCCGCCAACTGGCGGGGTTAGGGGGCTCTTTATTGACGGAAGCGTAAACAACCATCTCAAAGTGGGCTATGGTGCTGCTTTATTGCTTAGTGAAAATGAATATTCTCTACTCAACCTAAAGGAGAGAATTGTGATTCAAAAGTTTGTAGATACTTCTTCTACGAAATTGGAGCTGCAAACTTTTATTTGGGCAATAGAAGAACTGGTGGATAGCGCACAGAAAGTCGTGATTTACACTGATTCTCAAAATATTATAGGTTTACCAGGCAGACGTAAAACCTTAGAAGAGAATGATTTTCATTCTAAAAAAGGAAAGCTTTTAAATCATCATGCACTTTATCTTGAATTTTTTGAAGTTTTAGATAGCATTGATTGTGAATTTGTCAAGGTCAAGGGGCACAAAGTTGGCAGAGATAAGGACTTTATTGATGATATCTTTAGCATGGTAGATCGTGCCGCTCGAAAAGCCATCAGAGACCTTAATTAA
- a CDS encoding OmpA family protein, with translation MQEDFTSPSYLWQFKSDSNARFDYDGQHIHIDRSGHTERFAIYSHIAMNPKTDYKIEALVKQTKGGNTGSYGIHWGSHFESRSTFSFIINSSGSFKIYSSWGSRIKEFTAWRKSAAIRGKGQNNKLTIHKRKETIFFSINEKEVAEIRASKVHFQGGRIGTVLNGDIGISVDYFHVLQDKPAINELADQSQIIKEKLPYPINTEAEELVPIVSYDGKSLYFTRNEHDEKAQEIWKSTLEDEQWGAPIKLGFPLNTPGHNNVMGISTDNAKLILSNTYSEDGLSLTHNGFSVSNWDGEQWSIPEKIEISSYMNSSNSAETSLSATGKSMILSIKTGYNEGMNDLYLSTARSYSKSWSGARTLGKVVNSFGNEITPFLAADGKTLYFSSEGHSGYGDMDIFMSRMLDDEGYEWSEPINLGSEINTPKWDGYFTIPAHGNWAYMVSANDSLAQIDIYRIKLPEALKPDPVVLIKGKVLDAATKEPLHAQLYFESLPKGRRQNAVKSKASDGTYQIILPYGKHYGYYTQLEGYLSTHDNIDLQQKENYQEITRDIYLSPLSEGSFISLNNVYFAQGSYEILEASHPELDRLIRLLRSSETMQIEIGGHTERRGSPRLNRILSQDRADAVKAYIVQAGIDQKRIKTKGYGSSKPVTDGRTEIERRQNRRVEYTILSL, from the coding sequence ATGCAAGAAGATTTTACATCTCCCTCTTATTTATGGCAGTTCAAAAGCGATAGCAATGCCCGCTTTGATTATGATGGTCAGCACATACATATCGATAGATCTGGTCACACCGAGAGGTTTGCGATCTATTCGCATATCGCCATGAATCCTAAGACAGACTACAAAATCGAAGCCTTAGTAAAGCAGACAAAAGGTGGAAATACGGGTTCTTACGGCATCCATTGGGGTTCTCATTTTGAGAGCAGATCAACCTTCTCTTTTATCATTAATTCATCAGGAAGCTTTAAGATTTATTCAAGCTGGGGTTCTAGAATCAAGGAATTCACAGCCTGGCGAAAGTCTGCTGCCATTCGAGGCAAAGGCCAAAACAATAAACTGACGATTCATAAGCGAAAGGAAACGATCTTTTTCAGCATTAATGAGAAGGAAGTAGCGGAAATACGAGCTAGTAAGGTCCATTTTCAAGGAGGTAGAATTGGTACCGTTTTAAATGGAGATATTGGCATAAGCGTGGATTATTTTCATGTATTACAGGATAAGCCTGCCATTAATGAATTGGCAGATCAGTCGCAAATAATCAAAGAAAAACTACCCTATCCGATCAATACCGAGGCTGAGGAATTAGTGCCTATTGTCTCTTATGATGGAAAAAGCTTGTACTTTACCCGAAATGAACACGATGAGAAGGCACAAGAAATCTGGAAATCTACCTTAGAAGATGAGCAATGGGGAGCTCCGATAAAGTTGGGATTTCCATTGAATACGCCAGGTCACAATAATGTGATGGGGATTTCAACAGATAATGCAAAACTGATTTTGAGCAATACGTATTCCGAAGATGGCTTAAGCTTGACTCATAATGGCTTTTCTGTATCGAATTGGGATGGTGAACAGTGGTCTATTCCTGAAAAAATTGAAATATCTAGTTATATGAATTCTTCTAATTCTGCTGAAACGAGTCTTTCGGCCACAGGTAAAAGCATGATATTATCCATAAAAACCGGATATAATGAGGGAATGAACGACTTATACCTATCTACTGCAAGATCCTACAGCAAAAGTTGGTCAGGAGCCAGAACTTTAGGGAAAGTAGTCAACAGCTTCGGAAATGAAATTACGCCCTTTCTAGCGGCTGATGGTAAAACACTCTATTTCTCTAGTGAAGGCCATTCTGGTTATGGTGATATGGATATCTTTATGAGCCGTATGTTGGATGATGAAGGATATGAATGGAGTGAGCCCATTAATTTAGGTTCTGAAATTAACACCCCGAAATGGGACGGTTATTTTACGATTCCAGCCCATGGAAACTGGGCTTATATGGTGTCCGCTAACGATAGCCTTGCTCAAATAGATATCTACAGAATAAAACTACCCGAGGCGCTAAAACCCGATCCTGTAGTTTTGATAAAAGGCAAGGTGTTAGATGCTGCCACAAAAGAACCTTTACATGCACAGCTCTATTTTGAATCTTTACCGAAAGGAAGAAGACAGAATGCCGTAAAGTCTAAAGCAAGCGATGGGACCTACCAAATCATTCTTCCCTACGGTAAACACTATGGCTATTATACGCAGCTAGAGGGTTATTTGTCGACCCATGACAATATCGATTTGCAGCAGAAAGAGAATTATCAAGAAATTACCCGAGACATCTATTTGAGTCCACTAAGCGAAGGTTCCTTTATTAGTTTGAATAATGTTTATTTTGCGCAAGGGAGCTATGAAATTCTAGAAGCCTCACATCCTGAATTGGACCGATTAATAAGGCTTTTGCGATCTTCCGAAACTATGCAAATAGAAATTGGAGGGCATACCGAGCGAAGAGGTTCCCCAAGGCTAAACAGGATTTTATCACAAGATAGAGCGGATGCTGTGAAAGCTTATATAGTGCAAGCTGGTATAGACCAGAAAAGAATTAAAACCAAAGGCTATGGCTCGTCCAAACCTGTAACGGACGGTAGAACAGAAATAGAGCGAAGGCAGAATAGACGAGTGGAATATACTATATTGTCTTTATAA